The DNA window CGGGCCGCAATGTCGTCGCCTCGACCCGTCTGTATGGCGGCACTGTCACCCAGTTCAGCCAGACCATCAAACGTTTCGGCTGGTCGGCCAAATTTGTGGACTTCGACGATCCCAAGGCCGTGGCCGATGCCATCGACGAGGACACGCGGGCGGTCTTTGGTGAATCCATCGCCAACCCGGGCGGCTATGTGACCGACATCCGATCAATTGCCGATGTGGCCGACGCTGCAGGCGTTCCGCTGATCATCGACAACACCTCGGCCACGCCCTACCTGTGCCGCCCGATCGAACAGGGTGCCACTCTGGTGGTGCATTCGACCACCAAATACCTGACCGGCAATGGCACCGTCACCGGCGGTTGCGTTGTGGACAGCGGCACATTCGACTGGTCCGCCAGCGACAAGTTCCCCTCGCTCAGCGCGCCCGAGCCTGCCTATCACGGGCTGCGGTTCCATGAGACATTCGGCGGTCTGGCCTATACCTTCCACGGCATTGCCATCGGCCTGCGCGACCTGGGCATGACCATGAACCCGCAAGCCGCACATTACACGCTGATGGGGATCGAGACCCTCTCGCTGCGCATGCAGCGCCACGTCGAGAACGCCGAAAAGGTTGCGGCCTGGCTCGAGAAGGACGACCGCGTCGACTATGTCACCTACGCGGGTCTGCCCTCATCGCCCTACCACGATCGCGCCAAGAAGCATTACCCGCACGGCGCAGGTGGTCTGTTCACCTTTGCGGTCAAAGGCGGCTATGACGCCTGTGTCAAGCTGGTGAACTCGCTTGAGATCTTTAGCCATGTGGCCAACCTGGGCGATGCGCGCTCGCTGATCATCCACTCGGCCTCGACCACGCACCGTCAGCTGACGCCCGAGCAGCAAGAGGCCGCTGGTGCTGGTCCCGGAGTAGTGCGTGTCTCCATCGGCATCGAAGACGCCGATGACCTGATCGCGGATCTGGACAAGGCGCTCGCAGCGGCCTGCGGCTGAGCCAACCTAGGAAGTATCAAGCGCCTCAACAGATCACCTGTTGGGGCGCTTATCTTTTGGCCCGGCCCTCTCCGCCTCGCCCGGAAACTTTGAAAGTTTCCGAACCGATTTCTTTCAAAAAAATCGACACCGCCAAGCTTTGAACTCCTGGCTCACGATCACCGTGATCATTCGCCGATAGCAAAGACCATCGACACACTGGATTGATAGCTGATTTCACCGGCCTCAATTGGCACCGGAGCGGATTCCATAGCTGCAAAGCGAGCGTTGGCCCCGCGTGCATAGGGCTGTACGCTGTTTTCAGAAATAGTCATGACATTGCCCAGCTTGATCCCCGCCGAGTCCGCCAGCTGCGCTGCGCGATCCATGGCATCCTTGACCGCGGCCGTTCGCGCCTGATCAATCAACGGTTTGGGGTCCTGCACGGAAAAGCTCAGCCCCTGGAACTCATTCGCCCCATTGCCCACAACTTCGCCAAGGATCACACCGAGCTTATCCAGATCCACAACCCGAACAGCCAGGATGTTCGAGGCAGAATACCCCGTGACATGATTGCGGTTCTGACCAGTTGCCTTGTCGATCTTTTGCGACCAGATCGGGTGCAACGAGAGCTGCTGGGTCTGGATATCCCGCGCCTCGATGCCCTGCGCCTTGAGCCGTTCGATCACCGCCGCCAGCGCTTGCGAGGTCGCGTCCATCGCCTCAGCCGCAGTGGTGGCCTCATTTGTAACCCCAAGATTGATCAGTGCTTGATCCGGCACGGCTTGCACCTGCGCTTGTCCAGAAACCTGGATCGTGCGGGGCTGCTCTTCGGCTCGCACCAGCGTTGCGGCAGTTAGCATGAGGGCGGTCACGAGAAAAACAAGTGTCTTCAATGAACTTCTCCTGTTGGTTTAGGTTCTAGATCGGGTGCGGCACTCTGCCCAACAAGGGGGAAGATTTGTGTTTTTCTTTCCCTCGGCGGATGTCTGCTTTAAGGTCGTCGCGCGGGTGTTCATGTGCGGATATTTCATCGCATCCTGTCACCGGCGAAGACCGGGTGGCGCGACGCCCGAACGTTAACTGGGATGGTACGGCCGCAATATGAAACCCACATTTGCGCTTTCTTTGTCGTTTGAGGGGATTTCTCTGCTGCATCGCGCAGCCGGAGGTTGGCGTCTGGTTGGGGATGTCGACATCAATGATGAAACCTTCCTGAAGGACCTGGCCGCTCTGCGCGACAAGGCCTTGTTGTTGTCCCCCGAAGGTGTCGATACAAAGCTTATCCTGCCTAACGACCAAATCCGTTACCTGACCGTCAACACTGGCTCATTCGAAGGTGAAACGCGC is part of the Falsiruegeria litorea R37 genome and encodes:
- a CDS encoding O-acetylhomoserine aminocarboxypropyltransferase/cysteine synthase family protein, with the translated sequence MTDGPTYGFDTLQIHAGARPDPATGARQTPIYQTTAYVFRDADHAAALFNLQEVGYIYSRLTNPTVAVLQERVATLEGGVGAVCCSSGHAAQIMALFPLMEPGRNVVASTRLYGGTVTQFSQTIKRFGWSAKFVDFDDPKAVADAIDEDTRAVFGESIANPGGYVTDIRSIADVADAAGVPLIIDNTSATPYLCRPIEQGATLVVHSTTKYLTGNGTVTGGCVVDSGTFDWSASDKFPSLSAPEPAYHGLRFHETFGGLAYTFHGIAIGLRDLGMTMNPQAAHYTLMGIETLSLRMQRHVENAEKVAAWLEKDDRVDYVTYAGLPSSPYHDRAKKHYPHGAGGLFTFAVKGGYDACVKLVNSLEIFSHVANLGDARSLIIHSASTTHRQLTPEQQEAAGAGPGVVRVSIGIEDADDLIADLDKALAAACG
- a CDS encoding SIMPL domain-containing protein; protein product: MKTLVFLVTALMLTAATLVRAEEQPRTIQVSGQAQVQAVPDQALINLGVTNEATTAAEAMDATSQALAAVIERLKAQGIEARDIQTQQLSLHPIWSQKIDKATGQNRNHVTGYSASNILAVRVVDLDKLGVILGEVVGNGANEFQGLSFSVQDPKPLIDQARTAAVKDAMDRAAQLADSAGIKLGNVMTISENSVQPYARGANARFAAMESAPVPIEAGEISYQSSVSMVFAIGE